The following proteins are co-located in the Dyadobacter chenwenxiniae genome:
- a CDS encoding NAD-dependent epimerase/dehydratase family protein — protein sequence MKSILITGGSGFIGTNLIDLLIKKGHNNIVNYDKNPPINSKQSAFWRKGDIMDEKQMEAAFKDNQPDVVIHLAARTDTLSDVLEDYNENHIGTLHVLNVIKKFPSVKNAIITSTQYVYKSDDKPLPTRMDEFQPHTIYGQSKVLTEQYTHQANLSCNWTIVRPTNIWGPWHMRYPNELWKVIDKGMYFHPVEHPVMRTYGYVKNIVHQIYQILVAPSEVVNHKMFYVGDAPVDSYLWLNEISVQLNDKKIRRLPKFIFQGVAKGGDLLRSVKVPFPLYSKRFQNMIEDYPAPTEITIELFGQADASLKNNVSETIAWLRGEGKGFFEHWKNK from the coding sequence ATGAAGTCTATTTTAATAACGGGCGGGTCAGGATTTATTGGCACCAATCTAATTGACCTTTTGATTAAAAAAGGGCATAATAATATAGTCAACTATGATAAAAACCCTCCTATCAATTCGAAGCAGTCGGCTTTCTGGAGGAAAGGAGATATCATGGACGAAAAGCAAATGGAAGCGGCCTTCAAAGACAATCAGCCAGACGTTGTGATCCACCTTGCTGCACGCACGGATACTTTAAGTGATGTTCTGGAAGATTATAATGAGAACCATATTGGGACGCTACATGTCCTGAATGTAATTAAGAAATTCCCATCCGTTAAAAATGCGATTATAACATCCACACAATACGTTTATAAATCAGATGACAAGCCTCTTCCAACAAGAATGGACGAGTTCCAGCCCCATACCATTTATGGACAAAGTAAGGTTTTAACGGAGCAATATACACATCAGGCTAACTTGTCGTGCAATTGGACCATTGTAAGACCAACTAATATCTGGGGGCCATGGCACATGCGTTATCCGAATGAACTTTGGAAAGTTATAGACAAGGGAATGTATTTTCATCCCGTGGAGCATCCCGTTATGCGAACTTATGGTTACGTAAAAAATATTGTACATCAAATCTATCAAATACTTGTCGCTCCTTCGGAAGTGGTAAATCATAAAATGTTTTATGTAGGCGACGCTCCTGTTGATTCGTATCTCTGGCTCAATGAGATTTCAGTCCAGCTTAATGACAAAAAGATAAGAAGGTTACCGAAATTTATTTTTCAGGGAGTTGCGAAGGGGGGAGACCTATTAAGATCCGTAAAGGTCCCATTCCCTCTTTATTCAAAAAGATTCCAGAACATGATCGAGGATTATCCCGCTCCGACAGAGATTACTATTGAACTATTTGGGCAGGCGGATGCTTCTTTGAAGAATAATGTAAGTGAAACAATTGCGTGGTTGCGCGGCGAGGGGAAAGGATTTTTTGAGCATTGGAAAAACAAATGA
- a CDS encoding glycosyltransferase family 4 protein yields MIAHSTKKILIIGQTPPPYGGQSIMIGKIVSFLDKSDFDYKLIRMNFSEEMDQTGKWGLMKIFKLFKILFSIIYTLLSYKPDYVYYPPSGFERVPIYRDIILLFFVRLLRFKVIFHFHAGGLTNIYESLSPFFKKTFEFVFFYPDYSICMSESGTADPLFLKCKDITIIPYGVDDLRIAGDIQKQNQDRFSVLFVGVCRETKGILDYLDVIRRANKIDPRIRGQVVGKAFGTKEANALDLAVKEGLITYHGIKIGQEKINVFNESDLFLFPTFFEHENFPTVNLEAFSCGLPVISTKWRGVVNQITDGYNGYIHDVHGVESMAASIVKILNDKSLYSQLSQGARSSYEQYYSVGVFEKNIINFFNSLK; encoded by the coding sequence ATGATTGCCCACTCAACGAAAAAGATATTAATTATAGGCCAAACTCCCCCACCCTACGGTGGTCAGAGTATCATGATCGGAAAAATCGTTTCGTTTTTAGACAAAAGCGATTTTGACTATAAGTTGATACGGATGAATTTCAGTGAGGAAATGGACCAAACTGGAAAATGGGGTTTAATGAAAATTTTCAAGCTTTTCAAGATCTTATTTTCCATCATATATACACTGCTTTCATATAAACCGGACTATGTATATTATCCGCCGTCGGGATTTGAAAGAGTTCCAATTTACAGAGATATCATTTTGTTGTTTTTTGTCCGGCTACTCAGATTCAAAGTAATCTTTCATTTCCATGCGGGGGGATTGACTAATATTTATGAATCATTGTCGCCCTTCTTTAAAAAGACCTTTGAGTTTGTATTCTTCTATCCGGATTATTCGATATGCATGAGCGAATCAGGAACAGCAGATCCTCTATTTCTGAAATGTAAAGACATTACAATCATTCCATATGGCGTAGATGACTTGCGAATCGCGGGAGATATTCAAAAACAAAATCAGGATCGATTCAGCGTATTGTTTGTTGGTGTTTGCAGAGAGACGAAAGGAATTTTGGATTATCTGGATGTGATCAGGAGAGCCAATAAAATTGACCCCAGAATCAGGGGACAGGTGGTTGGTAAGGCGTTCGGAACGAAAGAGGCAAATGCACTTGACCTGGCAGTAAAAGAAGGATTAATCACATATCATGGAATAAAGATTGGTCAGGAAAAAATAAATGTTTTCAATGAATCTGATCTGTTCTTGTTTCCAACGTTTTTTGAACACGAGAATTTCCCGACCGTTAATCTTGAAGCCTTTTCGTGCGGCCTGCCCGTCATTTCGACGAAATGGAGAGGAGTAGTGAATCAAATCACGGATGGCTATAATGGTTACATACATGATGTACATGGCGTCGAAAGCATGGCCGCATCGATCGTGAAAATATTAAATGACAAAAGTCTTTATTCCCAGCTTTCACAGGGTGCCAGATCAAGTTACGAGCAGTACTACTCAGTTGGCGTTTTCGAAAAAAACATTATTAACTTTTTTAATTCATTAAAATGA